In Candidatus Riesia pediculicola, the genomic stretch GATAAATTAGAAAAGGAGAAGGAAATTCTCCAAAGGGATCTCAAGAACATTCAATTTTTAAAAAAAGCTCCAAAAAAAATTATAGTAATGAGAGAAAGAAGAATTCAGTCAATACTTGAACAAAGAAAGATCTTATTACGATTAATTAAAAATAAAACCCTTTTCTCTTCTCATCGAATTAAAATAAATTGAATTCTTCCTTGCCGATCGATATCCACTGCTTTCACAGAAAGTATTTGACCAATTTGAATTTGAGACTTCCTACTAGTAACTTTTTTGTTTGAGAATCGAATATCTTTCAAAGGTTTGTTAGTTTGCATACGAACTAAACCTTCCTTCTTATTACTTAAGATAGAAACAAATAATCCAAAATCAACTATTCTGATAACTTTTGCTTTGTATACACATCCGATTTCAACTTCTGAAGTGATTTCCTTAATTCTGAGAATCGTTTTCTTGATACTAAGTTCATCCATCGAAGAAATTTTTACCTCTCCTGTATCTTCAATATCAATTACCGAATTAGTTTCTTCTGTTAATGAACGTATGGTGGATCCTCCTTTTCCTATCAAATCTTTTATCTTATGAGGTTCAATATATATTTTTCGAATTCTTGGAGCAAAGTTGGATATGGATTTTCTTGGATTAGATATCGCATTTTTCATCTTTTTCAAAATTTTACATCTTGCTTCTTTTGCTTGAAAAAGAGCAAATCGTAATATTTCATCCTCAATTCCGTTAATTTTGAGATCCATTTGTAAAGCACTGATTCCTTCTTCATTTCCCATCACTTTAAAATCCATATCACCGAAATGATCTTCATCTCCTAAAATGTCAGAAAGAATTACAAAATTTTCTTTTTCTTTGATCAAACCTATCGAAATTCCAGCTATCGCTGATTTTATTGGGATTCCAGCATCCATCATCGCAAGAGAGGTTCCGCAAGCAGAAGCCATAGAAGAAGATCCATTGGATTCTATCACTTCAGATACAACTCGTATAGTATATGAAAAATTGGAAAAATTTGGCATAACAGCTATCATTCCTCTTTTTACAAGATTTCCGTGTCCTATCTCTCTTCTTTTTGGGACGCCAACTAATCCGATCTCTCCGACAGAATAAGGAAGAAAATTATAGTGTAATATGAAATGATCTAGTTTTTCACCTACAATCTCATCTCTTATTTGAGCATCTCTTTCATTTCCTAAAGTAACTATTACTAAAGTTTGTGTTTCTCCTCTCGTAAATAAAGAAGATCCATGCGTTCTAGATAAAACTCCTACACGACAGTCAATTTTTCTGATCTCATTCAATTTTCTTCCATCGATTCTAATTCCTTCATTCAATATTCTACTTCTTACTATTTCCTTTTCTATTCCAAAAAATATTTCATTCGCCTGAAATGAGTTGAAAACTTCTAGATTCAGAGATGCTTCAGAAAAAATTTTATCTTTGATCTCTTGAATCCTTGAAAGACGAGTTTTTTTATCTGGAATTAAATAAGCATCTCGTAAATCCTTTTCAACTTTTTCCAAAATATAATTTTTAAGATGAAAATCGGTTTCTTCTTTTTTTTGAAAGACTTTCTTTGAACCGATTTTTTCAGATAATTTATTAATATTATCGATGATAGTTTTTTGATACTTTTTAGAGAAATCAATAGCTTCCAATATAATATCTTCCTTGAGTAAGGAAGATCTTGCTTCCACCATTAAAATTTTGTCTTCCGTTCCAGAAACTATCAGATCCAATTCACTTTCTTTTAGATCTTCATAACTTGGATTTAAGATATATCTTCCTCCAATATAACCGATTCTAACCGATCCGATAGGTCCGTGAAAGGGAATATGAGAAATCGAAAGTGCAGCAGAAGCTCCTATTATTGATAGGATATCCGGATTAATTTTTGGATTCACTGAAACCACAGTAGCAATGATCTGAATTTCATTTCTAAATTGCTCCGGAAAGGCTGGTCTCAGAGATCGATCAATCAGTCTAGACGTCAATATTTCATTTTCTCCGGATCTTCCCTCCCTTCTAAAAAAACTTCCAGGTATTCTTCCAATTGAATAAGATCTTTCTTGGTAATTCACAATCAAAGGAAAGAAATTAGACTCTTGTTTTTTTTCTTCTGTTTGTTCTACAACCGAAATAAGGACAGAGGTACCTCCCATATGTATTATTAAAGAAGAAGTGGATTGTCTAGCTAAAGATCCAGTTTCTATCACGCAATCATTCTTTCCCAATTGAAAAGTTTGAACAAAAGAACTCAGGAATTTTTTTCTCAATTACTTTACCTTTATCGAATTTATGAACGAACGGAGAATTAATTTTTGTTCTTCTTTTTTAAGAAGTTTAGTTATTTTTATATTTTCCAATTTTTAAATTTTTCACGATTGAAATATATTGATAAAAATCTTTTTTTTTAAGGTAATCTAACTTTTTTTTTCGATTAGAAACAAATTTCAAAAAACCTCTTTTGCTATGATGATCTTTTTTGTGAAAGATAAAGTGATTCTTTAAACGATTTATTTTTTTAGTTAATATCTCAATTTGAGACTCGATTGAACCAGCATTGAACTCTTTCATATATCAACTCTTTTTAATTCATAAAAAGTAAATTCTGAATCCGTAAATAAGAAAAATTTACAGAGTATTCGAGTCACTTTAAATGATATGATACTCGAATGCAAGAAAAATAGTTTAATATTTTCACTTTTTTAAAAGTTTATAAAAAACAAAAATTTTTGAAAAACTTTAAAAAAAATCGAACATTTTTCAGAATTGAAAAAATTTTTAATTAATCATATTTAAAAAAAATATCTTATGAAAAAACTCGATTTTTAGTAGTTAATTTTATGAGATGATCAATTCTGATCGATTCTTCTATCGAACGATCTTGAAAAAAAGTCAGTTTAGGTATCATTCGAATTTCTATTTTTTGTGCTAAAAGATACCTAACCATTTTTAAAAATTGACGATCGTTAAGTAACTCAACAACTTCTTTTGAAGATTTCTCCTTACGTGAAAATGAGATCATTTTTGAATATGAAAAAAAAATAGAAAAAAATACTTTTGCAAAAGAAAGATCTCTTCTAAGATCAACATGTAATATCATGATTTTTTTCATTCTAGGATCCATGATATGTCGATGTAAGATCCAAGAAAGTTCCTTTTGTATCATTCTGGATAATTTCTTTGATCTGTATATGCTTCTTTTCATGATGGCGACATATATACTTATCTAACTTTTTTATTCAAAAACTATGATTTTATCACCTATCTGTAGATTTACAAAAGATTTTATCTTAATTCCACATTCCACGCCCTCTCTAACTTCAAGGACATTATTCTGAAACCTTTTTAAAGAATCAATTTGGATGTTCCGAAAGATTACTTTTTTGTCTCGAAATATTGAAATAATACTATCCTTTCTGATCTTTCCACTACTGACCATACAACCTACGATCACACCTCGATCTTTTGAGGATTTAAAAATGTTTTTGACATATAATTTTCCAATCTGTATCTTATCATTAAATGATTTTCTTTCTATTTTATTCATCTCCATATCTATTTCTTTCAGTAATTCATAAATTATAGAGTGATTTCTTATATCTACAAATTTTTTCTTTAGAAGGTTCTTTGAAGAATGATCGATCTGAACGTTAAATCCAAATATTATCGATTTAGAAGTAATGGCTAAAATTATATCGTTATTATTGATCCGTCCAACTCCTTTTTCTACAATTTTTACTTGTGAATGAGTCTTTTTCAAACGTAACGAACGATTTCTCTCTTCCAACGAATTTTGTATGGTATCTAATATTCCTTGTGTATCTGTCTTTAAAATGATATTTAAACTGATTATCTTCTCATCTCCTTTTAAAAAAGCTCCTTCATTTTCTTTCTCAAAACATTTTTTTTGATTATCCAGCTTGATCTCTCTAAACTTATTCTTTCGAAGTAAAGCAAAATCTTTTGCTTTCTTTTCATCTTGCAAAACGATCAAATCATCTCCAGCTAAAGGTACATCAGATAATCCCAGTATCTGAACGGGAAGACTCGGAAAAGCATCTTCTACATTTTTTCCATTTAAATCACGAATATCTTTCACTCTTCCGTATTCAAATCCACACAAAATGACATCTCCTTTTCTTAAAGTTCCTTCCTTAACTATAATGTTTGCAATTGGACCTCTTCTATTATCTAGATGGGATTCAATTACTATTCCTTTTGCTGGACAATTTTGGAGCGCTTTCAATTCCATCATTTCTGATTGAATTAAAATCGCATCCAATAGTTCATGAACACCTTCTCCTGTTTTAGCAGATACATAAATAAATTGATTTTCCCCTCCTAGCCTTTCTGATTGAACTCCATATTGAAGAATATGGTTTTCTATATCCTTATCATAATTTTTTTTTATATCGATTTTATTCACTGCAACTATAATTGGAATTTTAAAGGATTTAGCGTACTGAATCGATTCTATAGTTTGACTCATAATACCGTCGTCCATTGCTATGACTAATAAAACGATATCTGTTATGTTGATTCCGCGTAACCTCATCTTATAGAAAGCGGAATGACCTGGAGTATCTAAAAAAGTAATAGAGGATTTTTTTTGATCATCATTAATTTGAAAATAGTAAGCATTGATCTTTTGCGTAATCCCTCCTATTTCTTTGGACGAAATTTCCGTAGAACATATTTTGTCTAACAAAGAAGTTTTCCCATGATCGATATGCCCTACTACACTTACAATTGGAGGACGAGATTTTAATATCCCTTTGTATTTTCGTAGCATATAATCACGATACCTAACTATTTCAAACTCAATATCTCTTTCGTTCTGATCAATTTGCATATCGTAGTCCTATCCTTATAGATATAGTTTCGATTTCAAGATCTATTTCGATGAAATTCATATACAGAATTCATTTTTGTTCTCTTCAGATAGTTTAAACCTTTTCAATAATTCTAAAAAATAGGTTTTTTAAATTAAAAATGGTTTCTTAAAGAGAAATTATGAAAGGTTTTGTAAGATTTTCGAATCAAACTCTCTTGTTTTCTTTAAAAGAAAGAATAATTTTAAAATTGGAAATTGTTTTCGTAGTTTTTTATTCTCTGTAATTCTTCTCAATCCTTCGGTTGAGAGAATTTTTTCTAGACACTCCATTTGTATTCTTTTGTAGAGTGATTTCAAAGAAAATTTTTTAATTGATGGATCTATTGATCAAGATTACCTTTAATATCGTCAATCTCTTCTTAATGATTTTTTTTTATATTGAATAAACGATTTTGTAGAGTTTTTCTCAAGAGGATTAAGAATTTTCCGAATTCAAACTTTCATTAATTGAGTTGTTCTCTAATGATTAATTGATATTTAATTTTCTTGATTTAAAAAATATCTCTAATTTTTTCTTCTTTGAATGTTAGGGAAATTTCCACGAAGTTTTAAGATTTTGAATTCCTCATTTCCTAAAGATATCTCTAAAAGAATTTCAAAATTCGTAACTTATACATCTCAAATTTTCAACTCTTAAAAAAAATGAAGTAAATTTGCGGATTCCATCGTTTAGTTTTTTTAAATTGAACATTTTTTTAAATTTTTTCTATTCTATTCAACAAAAATCAATTTCTTTCTTTAATCCCTATACAATATCTATTTTTTGTCTCGGTCTTGTATCTTCTTCATTATTTCTTTCAATACATATTACAGTCTTCAAATCGCTCTCCTTCTACCAGAAGAAAGAATCTCTTTTGGAGAAATACTTAAATTTCCTTCAATATTTTCTAAAAATACTTTTTTTTCCTCCTTATTCTGATTGTTCTTAAGCAGCATCTCTTTTTCCGTCATAATGTTTAGCTCCCATCTATCATCTTTTCGATGTTCTTTCAATAGTTGAGAAGCTAATCTAACGTTCTGTCCATTTCTTCCAATAGCTTGAGCTAAATTTCTTTCTTCAACAGCTATATCGACACTGTGCTTTTTCTCATCTACTATAATCGAAGAAACTTCTGCCGGAGCCATTGCATTAATCGTAAATCGAGCTAAATTTTCATTCCATAATATGACGTCAATTCTTTCTCCACATAATTCGTTGGAAATAGATTGAACTCGAGATCCTCTCATTCCGACACAGGCACCTACAGGATCTATCCTTTTATCATTAGTAATGACAGCCATTTTTGAACGTGTTCCCGGATCTCTAACAATAATTTTAATTTCTACAATTCCTTCATAAATTTCCGGAACTTCTAATCGAAATAACTCGATTAACATTCTTTTACTCGTTCTACTCACTATCAGTTGAGGACGACCTCTAGAATCCTGACGAATATCGTATAAAACTCCCTTGATTCGATCATTAATTCTAAAGTTCTCACGTGGCAACATGTCCTCTTTAGAGACTATCGCTTCGATATTTTGTCCAATATCAAATATTGTGCTATCTTTATTAACTTTTTTGACAATTCCGGAAAGCATTTCTCCACTTCTTTCGCTAAATTGTTGTACGACGATATCTCTTTCAGCCTCTCTTACTTTTTGAAAGATAACTTGTTTCGCTGTTTGGGTAGCAATACGATCGAATTGAATAGATCTTATTCGATACTCTAAATAATGGCCTAGTTCGACCCTTGGATTTTCGAACTGTGCTGCTTCCAATGTGATTTCCAAAGTTGGTTGGACCACTTCCTTTACAACTAACCATCTTCTAAATGTGTCAAAATCTCCTGTTTTTTGATTGATACTCACACGCACATCAATATTTTGAACAGATTTCTTTTTCGTTGCCGTTGCTATCGCAATTTCAAGGGCTTCGAAAATCTTTTCTCTTGGAATCGATTTTTCATTAGATACTAATTCGACAACAGTAAGAATTTCTTTATTCATCAAAACTACCTATCACCTTATCGAAAATCGTTAATATGAATCATTCTTTATCGAAAAGAACATAGAATAATCGAGTTATAACAACAATACATGTCCGAAAGATTATTGTTCTTTAATGAAAGAACTTTTTGAGAATTTTAATTTAACAAGAATTCTTTCGATTTATATCCGTCGTATCTAAAAAAAAGAAAAGGGCTAAATAGCCCATACGCGAAGTTGAAGAAATAAATAAGAAAATTCTTCTAATATGACTGACTCCTTTTTGCAACATGATTATTTTATTTAATTTAGGGTTGCGGGAGTTGGATTTGAACCAACGACCTTCGGGTTATGAGCCCGACGAGCTACCTGTCTGCTCCATCCCGCGAAAATATTTTTCTTTTTCATTCGATGTTTAAAATGATACCGAGGACGGGAATTGAACCCGTATGCCAAACTAAGAGGCACTACCCCCTCAAGATAGCGTGTATACCATTTCACCACCTCGGCTATAACGACTCTTGAATTGATCATATCATCACGATGAAAAATCAGAGCTTCCAGGTATCTCCTTTAAGGAACTGTATTTATTTCCCTCTTGAATTTCATGAAGTCCCTCTTCGCTCAAAGAAATTTCTTCCCATTTTTTATTTTCTTCTTCAGAAAATTGAGAATATTTATTGTTCATGATCAAGACAGATAAAAAGAAAAATAAAGAAAAAATAAAAGTCGCTTTATTTAAAAATTTTCCTGATCCGGAAGATCCAAAAAGAGTACTTGAATACCCATAATTTTTTGAGCTAGTTATCGTATCTCCTTTTCCAGGCTGAACAATTATGAAAAAAATTAAAACCATAGATATTATAAAGAAACTAAAAAGTAAAAACACGAAAAAGCACCAACTCTGAATTAATATTAATGTACCTCAAGTATCTTTATACCGAAGAAGTTTATATTGATTTGAACAGATATTCAATAGAGTTTTAGAAAATATTTTATTTTTCTTATCTTTTTTAAATTAAAAGATGTTATTCAATCTTTCTTTTGAAAAAAGTTTTATTTCTTGAGCAATTTTCAGAACATCTTCTTGATGGTTTCCTTCTACCATAATTCTAATTAATTTTTCAGTTCCGGACTCTCTGATAATTACTCTTCCATCTCTACTTATTTTTTTTTGTATGCTTTGAACCATTTTCATAAGATTTTTTAAAATAAGTTTGTTATTTATTTGATTGAACTTAATTTTCATAAAAATTTGAGGCATAAGTCTAAATTCATTGCATAATCTGAATAAATTAGTATGATTTTTTATCATAATTTTGAGTATTCTTAAAGCAGCAATAATTCCATCACTTGTAGTTGATTGATCCAATAAAATCACATGTCCTGAACTTTCTGCGCCAAAAATCCAACCGTTTTCTTTCATTTTCTCCAAAACATTTTTTTCTCCAACTTCTGATCGAATGAATGGAACGCCAATTTTTTTAAATTCTTTTTCCAAAGCAGTATTGCTCATTGTTGTTCCTATCACTCCACCTTTATATGAATTAATTCTGGATGAAATAGAATCTTTCACAATGATATAAATTATCTGATCTCCATTAATATGGTTTCCTAAATGGTCGACTAAGGAAACTCTGTCACCGTCTCCATCGAGTAAGATTCCTAAATGAGCTTTTTTTTCAATTACTTTTTTTTTTAATTCAAATAAACTTTCTTCCTCATCTTTATGATGAATATTCATTCCGTCTGGTTTGCAGTCAACTGAAATAACGTTTGCTCCTAATTCTTGGAATATACATGGAGCTATTTTGTATGTAGCGCCATTAGAACAATTTAGAACAATTTTTAATCCTATTAAATCAAACCTTTCAGAAAAATCTTTGCAGAATTCGATATACTTTCTTTCAGCATTTTTAATATTTTTAGACTTTCCATAACAAGTGATAGTTTCTTTTGAAAAATTTCGAATCTTATCTTCTATTTCATATTCCACTTTCTTGCAAATCTTCATACCATTTTTTGAAAATACCTTAATTCCATTATCGTAATATTGATTATGAGATCCAGAAATAGAAACTCCTATTTTTTTCCGAGATACTTTAGTTAAAAAAGCTATGGCTGGAGTCGACATTAGTCCAGCGTCGTAAAAAGACAATCCAGAAGACAAAATTCCAGACTTCATAGATGATTTTAAAATCTGACCAGAAATTCTTGTATCTCTGCCTAATATGATACCCTCGATCCCTTGTTGAAAAAAAAATTTACCGATTATATATCCTAATTTTAAAAAAAAATTAGGAGTAATTGGGTATTCTCCAAATTTTCCTCGAATGCCATCCGTTCCAAAATATCTACTATTTTTCCTCATATTTTCTTTCGATCTAAGATCATCCCCTTTTATTTTCTATGATTTCTCTAACAATTCGAACAGCTTGTGCTGTTTCTTTCACATCATGAGCTCGAATGATTTTAGCCCCTTTTAAACAAGCAATCGTTGCACAAACAATACTACCATTTAATCTATCTTGAACCGGGATCTTAAGTAAATCTCCTATCATAGATTTTCTAGAAATTCCAACTAAAATTGGATATCTCAATTTTTCTAATTGATTTAAATTTGATAATATTTGGTAATTCTCAGAAGTATTTTTTTTAAACCCAAATCCTGGGTCAATAACAATTCTCTTTTCTTTAATACCTTCTTGTTTTAATTTGTCAGTTTCTTCGATGAAATATTTATTTAAAGATGAAATGATATTGTTTTTCGAATTCGATTGTAGAAAAATATTACAAGTAACACATATTGGTATATCTTGATGATCTAAGATCAACGATATGATTTTTTTATTGAAGGGTTCAACATTATTAATCATACTGATACCAATTTTTAGCATTTCTTGAATCACCAAATTTTTTGATGAGTCAATAGAAATTGGAATATCGAATCGTTCAATAATCGATCTTACTATCGGAAAAATTCTTTCCAATTCTAATTCTTGATCAATCTTTCGGGAATTAGGTCGGGTGGATTCTCCTCCAATATCTATAATGGAAGCTCCATCAGATATCATTTGGTCAACTTTCTTCAAGGCTGAATCGATGTTTCCGCATCTACTAACATCGTAAAAAGAATCTGGAGTCAAATTTAATATACCCATAACAACTGGATATTTGAGATTAATTTTATATTTATTACATGTAATCTGCATAATAATAAAGAATGAGTCGATGGTTCATTTTAAAAACATGTTCGTATGGCTCATAGGTATCTATTTCTTATTTTCCGAAGATTCAAACTTCTGATTCATTATATCTTCTATTTGTTCCGCATTAATTGTCTCATACTTCATTAATGCGTTCTTCATACTATGAAGAATTTCTATTCGATCTTTTAAAATATTACGAGCTCTTTCGTAATTACGATCAATAATTTCTTTTACTTCCTTATCTACAGATCTAGCTGTTTTTTCAGATATATGATTTGACTTCAATACAGATCGACCTAAAAATATTTCATCTTCTTCTTCAGCATATAAAAGCGGACCTAATTTTTCTGAGAATCCCCATTGAGTTACCATATTTCTTGCCAAATTTGTGGCAGTCTTGATATCATTCGAAGATCCTGTAGAAACTTTTTGAGATCCATAAATAATTTCTTCAGCCAGTCTTCCTCCATATAACGTAGAAATCTGACTTTCTAATTTTTGTTTACTTATACTAATCTGATCTCCTTTTGGAAGAAAAAAGGTGGTTCCTAAAGACCTTCCTCTCGGAATAATAGTAATCTTATGTATTGGATCTTGTTCTGGCACTATTTTTCCAACTATGGCATGTCCTGCTTCATGATAAGCTGTGAGTTCTCTTTGTTCTTCTGTCATCACCATGGATCGATGTTCACTTCCCATCATAATTTTATCTTTTGCTTTTTCAAAATCCTCCATTCTAACAACTGATTGATTAGTTCTTGCTGCAAATATAGCAGCTTCGTTCACTAAATTCGATAGATCTGCTCCAGAAAATCCTGGAGTCCCTCTTGCTAGGATAGAAGCATCTACTTTAGAGTCGATCGGTATCTTTTTCATGTGAATCTTGAGTATTTGCTCTCTTCCTCTTACATCTGGCAGTCCTACTACGACTTGTCGATCAAACCTTCCAGGTCTTAGTAAAGCAGGATCTAACACATCTGGCCTATTAGTTGCAGCTATCACAATAATTCCTTCATTTCCTTCAAAACCATCCATTTCTACTAACATTTGATTTAGAGTTTGTTCTCTTTCATCGTGTCCTCCACCTAATCCAGTTCCTCTTTGTCTTCCAACTGCATCGATTTCATCGATGAAAATAATACAAGGAGAAGTCTTCTTAGCTTGCTCAAACATATCTCGTACTCTGGATGCTCCTACTCCAACGAACATTTCTACAAAATCGGATCCAGAAATTGTGAAAAATGGAACCCTTGCCTCTCCTGCGATAGCTTTAGCTAATAAGGTTTTTCCAGTTCCTGGAGGTCCAATCATCAAAATTCCCTTTGGGATTTTCCCTCCTAATTTTTTAAATCGATCTGGCTCCCTTAGATATTCAACCAGTTCTTTTACTTCTTCTTTAGCTTCATCGCATCCAGCCACATCGTCAAAAGTGGTTTTTATTTCGTTTTTGGAAAGCATTTTTGCTTTACTCTTCCCAAAAGACATTGCTCCTTTTCCTCCAATTCCTTGTATTTGTCTCATAAAGAATATCCATACTCCTATTAAGAGAAACATTGGAAACCAAGATATAAAAAGGGTTGCCAAAATGCTTTGTCCTTGAGGAGGTTCTCCGATGATAGTGACGTGTCTTTCTAATAATGTATCTAGAAGTTTTGGATCTTCTTTTAGTGGAATATAAGTTAAATAACGACCGTTATCTTTTTTCTTAACATCAATTTCTCTTTCAAAAATTTTTACTTCTTTAATTCGATCATTTGTTAAATCATTCATAAAAGTAGAATAATCTATCTTTTGAACAATCGATTCATTGGGATTAAAACTTTGAAATAAAGACATCAGAACTATTGCTATTACTATCCAAAGAATCAAATTTTTCGCCATATCGCTCAAAGTGAGTATACCTCTCTCTTTCGTTTATACTAAATAATTTTTATATCTTGGATACACCGCATTTAAACCGTTTTGCAATGATATAAATCTCATTTGACTGTTTTATGGAAGAATGTGGTTTTCGAATTTTCACACTCGAAAAAATATTCCTAATCTTTTGATATTGATTCGAAAAATTTTTTCCATAAAACATTTTCAAAATACAACTTCCTTCAGGAATTAACATGAATTTACAAATTTCTATCACTTTTTCAGTTAAAAGAAAACATTTTGGAATATCTATTATCGATATTCCAGTGATGTTAGGACACATATCCGACAGAATAACGTGAGCAGGAAATTTTAAATTGTCTGATAGTCGAGTTATTGTGCTTCTATCAAATACGTCTCCTTGAAAAAAATGAACATTTTTTATCGGATCCATCGGCTTAATATCGCAGGAAATAATGTGTCCTAATCGACCAACTATTTTAGAAGAGTAGAGGGACCAACCTCCAGGATACGATCCCAAATCAATTACTCTCATTCCAGGAGAAAGTATCTTGTCCTTCTCTTGAATTTCTTTTAACTTAAACCATGAACGAGAACGAATTTTTTTTTTTTGCTTGAATAAAGTAAAATTCTCTACTTCTTGTTCTCATCCATTTAAAAGATTTCGATCTATTTTTCATTTTTTTATTCTTGGGTTATTTTCTCAATAAGATGAGTGATCTTTCTATTTTTTTATAAAAATGAACTCTTTGACGAAATTCTTTTAGATCTTTTAATCAAAAAACAAGAAAAAATCCTTCAGTAAATAGTTGTGGTGAATGATATGAAATTTTCTGAATCAACGAAAACAAAACTATTTAAATTTATAAAGATATTTTTAACAGTCTTTCATCTGAAAATTCTATTTTTTGATAGTTCATTTTTTTTTAAGATTAGTTTATTTTAAATTTTAAAGATTGTATTGAATATATTTAACTTCTAATATTGTATAAATCGCTTTTCCATTAGGAGTGTTAATCTTTACAACGTCTCCTTCTTTTTTTCCTATGATTCCTTTAGCAATTGGAGAACAAAAAGAGATGAGATTTTCTTTGAAATCAGCTTCATCTTCTCCAACTATTTGATAAATCGATATTTTTTCAGAGATATTATCTTTTAATGTAACAGTTGATCCAAACGTTACGTGATTTTTTTCTTTTAATTGTGTCACATCTATGACGTGAGCATTCAACAGTTTTCTTTCGATTTCTTTAATCCTTCCTTCATAAAAACTTTGTTCTTCTCTAGCAGCTTGATACTCTGCGTTTTCTTTTAAATCTCCGTGTTTTCTTGCTTCTATCAGAGATGTAATAATTTCGGGTCGTTTAACATTTTTCAAAAATTCAAGTTCTTTTCTTAATTTTTTTTCTCCATTTAATGTCATTGGAACTCGTTTCATTTATGAACCTCAATT encodes the following:
- the pnp gene encoding polyribonucleotide nucleotidyltransferase is translated as MIETGSLARQSTSSLIIHMGGTSVLISVVEQTEEKKQESNFFPLIVNYQERSYSIGRIPGSFFRREGRSGENEILTSRLIDRSLRPAFPEQFRNEIQIIATVVSVNPKINPDILSIIGASAALSISHIPFHGPIGSVRIGYIGGRYILNPSYEDLKESELDLIVSGTEDKILMVEARSSLLKEDIILEAIDFSKKYQKTIIDNINKLSEKIGSKKVFQKKEETDFHLKNYILEKVEKDLRDAYLIPDKKTRLSRIQEIKDKIFSEASLNLEVFNSFQANEIFFGIEKEIVRSRILNEGIRIDGRKLNEIRKIDCRVGVLSRTHGSSLFTRGETQTLVIVTLGNERDAQIRDEIVGEKLDHFILHYNFLPYSVGEIGLVGVPKRREIGHGNLVKRGMIAVMPNFSNFSYTIRVVSEVIESNGSSSMASACGTSLAMMDAGIPIKSAIAGISIGLIKEKENFVILSDILGDEDHFGDMDFKVMGNEEGISALQMDLKINGIEDEILRFALFQAKEARCKILKKMKNAISNPRKSISNFAPRIRKIYIEPHKIKDLIGKGGSTIRSLTEETNSVIDIEDTGEVKISSMDELSIKKTILRIKEITSEVEIGCVYKAKVIRIVDFGLFVSILSNKKEGLVRMQTNKPLKDIRFSNKKVTSRKSQIQIGQILSVKAVDIDRQGRIQFILIR
- the rpsO gene encoding 30S ribosomal protein S15, whose product is MKEFNAGSIESQIEILTKKINRLKNHFIFHKKDHHSKRGFLKFVSNRKKKLDYLKKKDFYQYISIVKNLKIGKYKNN
- the rbfA gene encoding 30S ribosome-binding factor RbfA — protein: MKRSIYRSKKLSRMIQKELSWILHRHIMDPRMKKIMILHVDLRRDLSFAKVFFSIFFSYSKMISFSRKEKSSKEVVELLNDRQFLKMVRYLLAQKIEIRMIPKLTFFQDRSIEESIRIDHLIKLTTKNRVFS
- the infB gene encoding translation initiation factor IF-2, producing MQIDQNERDIEFEIVRYRDYMLRKYKGILKSRPPIVSVVGHIDHGKTSLLDKICSTEISSKEIGGITQKINAYYFQINDDQKKSSITFLDTPGHSAFYKMRLRGINITDIVLLVIAMDDGIMSQTIESIQYAKSFKIPIIVAVNKIDIKKNYDKDIENHILQYGVQSERLGGENQFIYVSAKTGEGVHELLDAILIQSEMMELKALQNCPAKGIVIESHLDNRRGPIANIIVKEGTLRKGDVILCGFEYGRVKDIRDLNGKNVEDAFPSLPVQILGLSDVPLAGDDLIVLQDEKKAKDFALLRKNKFREIKLDNQKKCFEKENEGAFLKGDEKIISLNIILKTDTQGILDTIQNSLEERNRSLRLKKTHSQVKIVEKGVGRINNNDIILAITSKSIIFGFNVQIDHSSKNLLKKKFVDIRNHSIIYELLKEIDMEMNKIERKSFNDKIQIGKLYVKNIFKSSKDRGVIVGCMVSSGKIRKDSIISIFRDKKVIFRNIQIDSLKRFQNNVLEVREGVECGIKIKSFVNLQIGDKIIVFE
- the secG gene encoding preprotein translocase subunit SecG; translated protein: MFLLFSFFIISMVLIFFIIVQPGKGDTITSSKNYGYSSTLFGSSGSGKFLNKATFIFSLFFFLSVLIMNNKYSQFSEEENKKWEEISLSEEGLHEIQEGNKYSSLKEIPGSSDFSS
- the glmM gene encoding phosphoglucosamine mutase, which gives rise to MRKNSRYFGTDGIRGKFGEYPITPNFFLKLGYIIGKFFFQQGIEGIILGRDTRISGQILKSSMKSGILSSGLSFYDAGLMSTPAIAFLTKVSRKKIGVSISGSHNQYYDNGIKVFSKNGMKICKKVEYEIEDKIRNFSKETITCYGKSKNIKNAERKYIEFCKDFSERFDLIGLKIVLNCSNGATYKIAPCIFQELGANVISVDCKPDGMNIHHKDEEESLFELKKKVIEKKAHLGILLDGDGDRVSLVDHLGNHINGDQIIYIIVKDSISSRINSYKGGVIGTTMSNTALEKEFKKIGVPFIRSEVGEKNVLEKMKENGWIFGAESSGHVILLDQSTTSDGIIAALRILKIMIKNHTNLFRLCNEFRLMPQIFMKIKFNQINNKLILKNLMKMVQSIQKKISRDGRVIIRESGTEKLIRIMVEGNHQEDVLKIAQEIKLFSKERLNNIF
- the folP gene encoding dihydropteroate synthase; the protein is MQITCNKYKINLKYPVVMGILNLTPDSFYDVSRCGNIDSALKKVDQMISDGASIIDIGGESTRPNSRKIDQELELERIFPIVRSIIERFDIPISIDSSKNLVIQEMLKIGISMINNVEPFNKKIISLILDHQDIPICVTCNIFLQSNSKNNIISSLNKYFIEETDKLKQEGIKEKRIVIDPGFGFKKNTSENYQILSNLNQLEKLRYPILVGISRKSMIGDLLKIPVQDRLNGSIVCATIACLKGAKIIRAHDVKETAQAVRIVREIIENKRG